TACGTATCTCTGAATACTTTGCAAAAGAACTTGGTACCTCTTGCTTAATGAATATTTGGATTCCGGATGGTTTCAAAGACATCCCCGCTGACCGTTTAAGCCCAAGAGCAAGACTGAAAGACTCTCTGGATCAGATTTTATCCATCGGATATGATAAGAGTTTAGTTGATGTTGCAGTTGAGTCCAAGGTATTTGGAATCGGTGTGGAAGCCTGCACGGTAGGGTCCCATGAATTCTACATGAATTATGCTGCAAAAAACAATATTCTTTGCTTATTAGATAACGGACACTATCATCCAACAGAAGTAGTATCCGATAAAATTTCATCTATGTTGTTATTTTCTGACAAATTAGCACTTCATGTAACCAGACCGGTTAGATGGGATAGTGACCACGTTGTACTATTTGATGATGAAACAAAAGAGATAGCGAAAGAAATCGTACGTAACAATGCCCTTGATAGAGTATTGATTGGTCTTGATTTCTTTGATGCCAGCATCAACCGTGTATCTGCTTGGGTTGTAGGTATGAGAAATATGGTAAAAGCATTATTATATGGAATGCTTTCTCCTAACGAAAAACTTGCTAAGCTTCAGGATGAAAGAAATTTCACAGAACTTATGATGCTTCAGGAAGAATTAAAACTGTATCCATTTGGTGACGTGTGGAATTACTACTGTGAATTAAACCAGGTTCCTATTAGAGAAGAGTGGTTTGAAGTAGTAAAAGCTTATGAAAAAGATGTGTTAAGTACTAGAAAATAATTAAAAAGACAGAAATTACGATAGCCTTGTATATAAGAACTGTTGCATGTTAAACTATGAACAGTAGAAGAAACCCTTTGATTTTTCAGACTTTGTATTACTGAAAAACCAAAGGACTTCTTTTTGCAATTATTTCGTTTTGCCGACATTTGTGCTTTCCAATCAAAACTAACCTGGCAAAGCGGAGCTAAAGAATTACACTGAATTAACAGTAATTATCGCGCCTACAACAGTGGGGATTATGGCAGCTGCAAAGGTTATTACCGATAAAGGTTAATCGGTAAAGTATCCGTTACCGGGCTTGGACTTTCCAGTGTATCGCTTTTGTGAAAGGTGAAATAACCGGGATAGGCGGCGATAAATTTGAAGCCGGAGCCTTAAGTTCCTATGAAATTATTTCTGCTGCAGACGGTGGTACAGAAGGATTGCTTGGAGCTCCGTTTAAGTTTGATGCTAAAAACAATAGAAGTATAGACATACTTTAAAATCTGTATCTAGGCTGAAGCAGGAAATACCTTTTTATCCTGCCTCAGCCTTTTGATTTGTAAAAGATTGTATCAGAAACAAATAGAATAAAACTAAAACAACAAAACCCAATAAAAAATAGGAATATTCTATTGACTGAAAATTCTATAAGTGATACAATACAATCAAATAAACAAAAAACAAAGCAAAACCACAACAATAAAGGAGATAAGAAAATGACATCAGAATACGAAATCAAGAAAGAGATATGCGAAATTGGTAAAAGAATCTACGACAGAGGCATGGTTGCTGCCAACGATGGTAACATATCCGTTAAATTAAATGACAACGAATTTTTATGTACTCCGACTGGTGTAAGCAAAGGGTTTATGACTCCTGAATACATCTGTAAGGTTGATAGAGACGGTAAGGTAATCCAGGCTAATGGTAATTTCAAACCTTCTTCTGAAATCAAGATGCACATGCGTGTTTATAAAGAAAGACCTGACGTTGTTTCCGTAGTTCATGCCCATCCTATGTATGCAACAGGTTTTGCAATTGCAGGTATTCCTTTAACACAGCCTATCATGCCGGAAGCAGTAATTACTCTTGGCTGCGTTCCTATCGCAGAATACGGTACTCCATCTACTGATGAAATACCGGACGCAGTTTCTAAATATCTTCAGTATTATGACGCCGTATTATTAGAGAACCACGGAGCATTAGCTTACTCTGATTCTTTATTATCTGCTTATCATAAAATGGAATCTGTTGAATTCTATGCGAAACTATTATACATCTCCAAACAACTTGGGGGACCAAAGGAATTATCTGATTCTCAGGTACAAAGATTATATGAAATCCGCAGACAATTCGGTATGACAGGTAAACATCCTGCAAACCTTTGCCAGAACACAAAAACTGGAAAAGAGAGCTGCCATAACTGCGGCGGTCACAGCAGCAGCCAGACAGACAGTAATGAATTAGTAGCTGAAATAACTAAGAAAGTTATGGAACAATTAGGATTAAAATAATCTCTTTCTGGAAAAGAGGAATGATGTATGCAGGAATCAGGTATCGGTATCATATATCAGGAACTTAAAAAGACCGAGGATATCCTAAATAACCTCCGTGAAGTTACTGGCAATGAGTTGCTGACTCTACACGTTAGAAAACTTTTACAAGAGGTGAAAGGGGTTCAGCTTAAAGTTATTGAAGAAGCTGTAAAAGAGGTGGCTGATACATATCAAACACAAAACACCTTCGTAACAGCCAAACAAAAAATAAGCTGGGGGTCAGAGCAAAAAGACATAACCCTTTCAGAGGCCTTGGCCTTAATTAAGGAAGTTGAAAAGAAGGCGACCGCAATGGGAATTTCGGTGGTACTCGCTGTATACAACAGTGCTGCCAATCCCGTTGCCATACACAGCATGGATAATTCCTATATCGCAAGCTTTGACATAGCAGCCAATAAAGCTTATACCTGTGCAGCGTTAAAGCGGTCTACTATTTCTTTAAAAAGCTTAAGCCAGCCGGGCAAAGAGCTATACGGTATCCAGCATACTAACCAGGGTAGAATTATTATTATTGGCGGTGGTGAACCTTTGAATTACAATGGTAGACTAATCGGAGCCTTAGGTGTAAGCGGCGGAACTGAAGCACAGGACACTGCCCTTGCGGAATTTGGAAAGAATATATTGGAGGAGGTTTTGTTGTGACAGTAAATGAGACACAGCTTCAGGAAATTGTTAAAAATGTACTGATGCAGCTGGAAGTGACACCAGGTAACATATCAAAGTTATCCGGCGTATTTGAAGACATGAACGAAGCAATTATGGCCTCAAAGAAAGCACAAGCAGTAATGCAAAAGCTTTCCATGGATTGCAGAGAAAAAATAATAAGCAACATAAGAAAGAAAACACTTGAGAATGCAGAAGTGATGGCAAAAATGGGTGTAGAAGAAACTGGGATGGGTAATGTCGGACACAAAACCTTAAAACATCAACTTTTAGCAGAAAAAACACCGGGTACAGAAGACCTTCAGACAATTGCCTGGTCAGGTGACCGAGGGCTTACTTTAGTTGAAATGGGACCTTTTGGAGTAATTGGAGCCATAACCCCTTGTACCAATCCAAGTGAAACCATAATTTGCAACAGTATCGGTATGATAGCTGGCGGAAATACCGTCGTATTTAATCCCCATCCCGCTGCTATCAATGTATCAAACTTTGCTGTGAATCTGGTGAATCAGGCGTCTGTAGAAGTTGGAGGTCCTGACAATATTGCTGTATCTGTAGTAAAACCTACCTTGGCTTCTGGTGATATTATGATGAAACATAAGGATATTCCATTAATTGTAGCAACCGGCGGGCCTGGTGTAGTAACTACTGTATTATCTTCAGGAAAAAGAGGTATTGGTGCCGGTGCTGGCAACCCTCCCGTATTGGTGGATGAAACCGCTGACATTAAGAAAGCAGCAATGGACATCGTTAATGGCTGTACCTTTGATAATAATCTGCCTTGTATTGCAGAAAAAGAAATTGTAGCAGTCGACCAGATTACGGATGAATTAATACATTACTTAGTTGAAAATGGCTGCTTTATCATTACAAAGGAACAACAGGAAAAATTAACTGCCCTGGTATTAACAGAAAAAGGATTAAACCGCAAATGCGTCGGAAAAGATGCACGTACTCTGTTGTCCATGATTGGTATTGATTCTCCTGAAAGTACACGTTGTATCATTTTTGAGGGTGAAAAAGAGCATCCGCTGATTGAAGAAGAGTTGATGATGCCGATTCTAGGAATTGTCAGAGCAAAAGATATTGATGACGCCATCGAAAAAGCTGTTTGGTTAGAGCATGGCAATCGTCATTCTGCTCATATGCATTCCAAGAATGTTGACAATCTTACTCGCTTTGGAAAAGCGGTAGATACTGCAATATTTGTAAAGAACGCCCCTTCCTATGCAGCACTCGGCTTTGGCGGTGAAGGCTTTTGTACCTTTACAATCGCAAGCAGAACTGGTGAAGGACTAACATCAGCAAGAACCTTTACCAAACAGAGAAGATGTGTTATGGCAGACAGCCTGTGCATAAGGTAGTAATAGACAATGGAGGATTTGTAATGGATGTAAATTCCTTAAAAATTGAAGAAATCGTAAAACAAGTGTTGAATGAAATTAAAAATGTTCCTGGTAAGGAAGCACCTGTCACTGCTAAGGGCGAAATCCCTAAAACCAGCCGTGTAGCAATGCTTACAAAACTGGAGCAGTTTGAAATAAAAGAATATCCGATTCCTGAACTTGGGGATGATGATATTCTGGTTAAAGTTGAAGGCTGCGGTATCTGCGGAACCGATGCTCATGAGTTTAAAAATGACCCATTTAGCCTGATTCCTGTTGTATTAGGTCATGAAGGTACCGGAGAAATCGTTAAGATGGGTAAGAATGTAAAAAAAGACAGTGCTGGTAAACCTCTAGCGGTTGGTGATAAAGTCGTATCCTGTATGATATTTAAGGATAATCCCGATATCACTATGTTTGACTTAAACAAACAAAATGTTGGAGGTGCTGACGTATACGGTTTGCTTCCCGATGACAATACCCACTTAAACGGTTGGTTTGCAGATTATATTGTTATCCGCGGCGGCTCTACTATTTTTAATGTAAGTGATCTTGACTTATACTCCCGTATTTTGATAGAACCCTGCGCTGTTTTAATTCATGCGGTAGAAAGAGCAAAAACGACTGGCATATTACGTTTTAACAGCAGAGTTGTAGTACAAGGATGCGGTCCAATCGGTCTTATTTGTATCGCAGTTCTACGTACTATGGGTATAGAGAATATTGTTGCTGTTGACGGTGAGCAAAAGAGACTTGATTTCGCTAAAGAAATGGGTGCTACGAAATCCGTTAACTTTAAAGATTATAAAGGAATAGAAGCTTTAACAGAAGGTGTAAAAGATGCTTTTGGCGGTTACCTTGCTGATTTTGCATTCCAGTGTACGGGTTCACCAGCAGCTCACTCCAATATCTATAAATTTATCCGTAATGGCGGAGGTCTGTGTGAGCTTGGCTTCTTCATTAACGGTGGTGATGCTACAATTAATCCTCATTTTGATATCTGTGCAAAAGAAATTACTACAGTAGGTTCTTGGGTGTACACCTTAAGAGATTATGCTACTACCTTTGATTTCTTAAAGAGAGCAAAAGGAATCGGTCTTCCATTGGAAAAATTAATTACGCATAAGTTCCCTCTTGCTAAAATTAATGAAGGCCATGTGACCAACCTAAAAATGGAAGGCTTAAAAATTGCCATTATCAACGAATAAGTAAGAAAGGCTTAAGGTGCAGATATGGCAAGTGCAGTAGGAATGATAGAAGTTTATGGACTGGTAGCAGCCTTTGTAGCAGGTGATGCTGGTTGTAAAGCCGCAAATGTTACTCTGGAAGCTTTTGACAAGAATAAGCCGGCAAACGCAGACAGTCTCCCTGTCCCCCTAATTGTTATGGTTAAATTCAGGGGCAGTATTGAGGATGTAAAAGCAGCTGTAGAAGCGGCAGAAGTGGCTGCTAACAAGGTATCAGGCGTAATTGCAAAGCATGTAATAGCAAGTCCGGAAAGCGGTGCTGAAAAAATGCTTAAGCTAAATGGCCTGGATAAAAATTAATGACAAACTTCTACTATTAAGCTATCATAGTAGTGTGAAGTAAAAACCCTGATTGGTGGCAGTGCTGCGACTGCAAGCAGACGCGGCATGCAACGGGAGCTAATTGGAATTAGGTTAACAAAAACAGGAGGATATCAAAATGGCACAGGAAGCATTAGGAATGGTAGAAACCAGAGGCTTAACCGCAGCAATTGAAGCAGCGGACGCTATGGTAAAGGCAGCAGAAGTTGTATTAGTAGGAACAGAAAAAATCGGTTCTGGACTGGTAACCGTATTAGTAAGAGGAGATGTTGGAGCAGTAAAAGCTGCGACTGAAGTAGGTGCAGCTGCGGCAACTAGACTTGGAGAATTAGTTGCAGTACACGTAATTCCAAGACCTCATACAGACGTGGAAAAAATTCTTCCTAGGATATAAATTTAATTAAATATAGAATACCCTGATTGAAATGAGTGTAAGAGCATGTATTAAATGTTCTGGCACTAGACGGGAGATGACAATGAAATCGTTAGGATTTATTGAAATCCCAAGTGTAACAGCAGCAATTGAAGCACTGGATACTATGTGTAAGACAGCGGATGTTGAATTTGTTACATGGGAGAGAAAACTGGGCGGAAGGCTTGTTACAATCATAATACAAGGTGATGTATCTGCGGTAACTGAAGCCGTGGAAAGCGCAGCAGCAAAGGCTATGAAGCCCTGTGTACATGCAGTAATCCCAAACCCTCATGAAGAAACCATAAAAATGGTAAACTTAAGTGCAAGCAGGTTAACAAAGTAATCGTTGTAATGTAAGTCTACCAGCTTGCATCAGATGGAGGATATTATGGCAGAGGATAAAAAGTCTGTGGATAAGAAGCAAGAAACCTTACAGTCTGCAAAAGAAAAAGAAATAGAAGGCAAAATAACGGCCGCAAAGAAACAAACCGATAACAAAGCCTCCGGTACTAAGACAGTAGAAAATAAAGCGACTGATAAGAAACAACCGGCAGGTAATGATACAAATAAATCAAATAACAAGGATATAGCGAAAGAAGCTATCAAGGAGGAAAAAAGAATGGCACAGGAAGCATTAGGAATGGTAGAAACCAGAGGATTAGTAGCAGCAATTGAAGCAGCAGATGCAATGTTAAAGGCAGCTAATGTTACATTAGTTGGAACAGAAAAAATCGGTTCCGGTCTTGTAAGCGTTATGGTTAGAGGAGACGTAGGTGCAGTGAAGGCAGCCGTTGAAGCAGGTTCAAGCTCTGCTTCAAAATTAGGAGAATTAGTTGCTACTCATGTAATTCCTAGACCTCATACAGACGTAGAAAAGATTCTTCCAGCAGTAAAGTAAGAATTATAAGGAATTGGTGCCCTTCAAAATAACTCTTTAGTTAATTTGCAAGCGCACTACTGTAAATGGCGGCTGCAAATAATATCAGCAATTTTCCTATATCGAAGGTTGCGGTTTTGCAGCGGCCTTCTTACAAGGGCAAGGTTTGATTTTATAAGCCCCCGAAACAATATCTGATTAAGAAAAGAGCAGGTGGAGCCTTGGAAGAGAAAACAATCGAAATGATTACAAAGCTGGTTAGGGAATCAGTGCAGGAAATACTTGCACCGCAGGAAATACTTGCATCACAGGAATCATCCGCAAATCAGAAGGAGTCTTCTGACAGCGGGTTTATAGTACCCATTGGAGTATCTGCCAGACATGTACATTTAACACAGGAACATGTAGAAACATTATTTGGATCCGGATATGAATTAACAAAGAAAAAAGAATTAATGGGTGGGCAGTATGCCTCCAATGAACTGGTTACCATTGTTGGTCTAAAATTGCGGGCTCTTGAGAATGTAAGAATTTTAGGACCTGTTAGAAAAGCATCTCAGGTGGAGGTTTCTGCAACCGATGCGATAAAATTAGGAATAAAAGCTCCTATCAGAGAATCCGGAGACATAGAAGGTTCCGCTCCGATAGCCATTGTCGGTCCCAAAGGAGTTGTGTATTTACAGGAAGGCTGTATAATAGCCAAAAGACATATTCACATGTCACCCGTGGATGCCAAAGCTGCCGGCGTTATAAATGGTGATGTTGTATCTGTAAGAGTGGAGAATGAAAGAGGCACTACCTTTAATCATGTATCCATACGTGTAGATAAAAGCTTCACGCTTGAAATGCATATAGACACGGATGAAGCCAATGCCTCCAAAATCAGCACTGGGGATACCGCAGTTCTTATAAAATAGCAAAAAGCTTAAGAAATTAAGATTATATAAAGACAAATCTCATAAGGATAAGTAGGTGAAGACATGATCGTAGGAAAAGTAATCGGTTCCGTTGTTGCGACTAGAAAGAATGACAAATTAATAGGCAGTAAATTCTTAATCGTTGAACCCTTTCAGAAAATGGAAGGCGAACAGGGAAGATTTGTTGCAATCGACAATGTGGGTGCAGGCATCGGCGAAATTGTCCTTGTAGCAAAAGGAAGTGCTGCACGGATTGGCTGTAATATGGAAGATTCACCTATTGATGCTGCGATTATTGGTATTGTAGATGATGGAGTAGGACTGGAGTAGATTGATAATGGACTTAAAAGAATTAATACAAGTTGCAAAGGATAATGGGGTAGCAGGTGCAGGAGGTGCCGGTTTTCCTACCTACGCCAAATTTGATAAACGTGTGAAAACGATTATTCTTAACTGTGCAGAGTGTGAGCCATTATTAAAGGTACATAGACAAATGCTTCAAAAATATGCCTATGAGATTATGTACACCCTTAATATAATGGCACAAGCCATGGAAGCCGAACATGTTCTTGTAGCAGTAAAGGAAGCCTATTCAAAAACCGTAGAGGCAGTAAAAGCCAATCTTAATTCCTTTCCTAAACTGGAGTTAAAGCTTTTAGATGAAATCTATCCGATGGGAGACGAAGTTGTACTCATCTATGAAACCCTAGGAAAAAAAGTACCTCCAGGAAGCATTCCTTTAGAAGTAAGTGTGGCAGTTTTTAATGTCGAAACGGTTTACAATATATATAAAGCAATGGAAAGACAGGAACCGGTTACTCATAAATACCTTACAATAGCCGGTGAAGTAAATAATCCGATTACCATTAAGGCTCCCTTAGGAATGACGGTAGCGGAGGCAGTAGAAAAAGCAGGGGGTGCCAAGATTGCAGAGCCTGTTTATATTATGGGTGGCCCTATGACCGGCAGTATTGTCAATTCCTATGATACAATCACCAAAAC
The nucleotide sequence above comes from Anaerocolumna cellulosilytica. Encoded proteins:
- a CDS encoding L-rhamnose isomerase, with amino-acid sequence MTTKQRYESAREIYKNIGVDTDAVLETLKTVSVSMHCWQGDDVAGFEGDGQLSGGIQATGNYPGKARTPEELMADIDKTLSLVPGTHRINLHANYAIFAPGEQVDRDKLEPKHFAKWVEFAKERGLGLDFNPTFFSHPKADGLTLSSEDESIREFWINHGKACLRISEYFAKELGTSCLMNIWIPDGFKDIPADRLSPRARLKDSLDQILSIGYDKSLVDVAVESKVFGIGVEACTVGSHEFYMNYAAKNNILCLLDNGHYHPTEVVSDKISSMLLFSDKLALHVTRPVRWDSDHVVLFDDETKEIAKEIVRNNALDRVLIGLDFFDASINRVSAWVVGMRNMVKALLYGMLSPNEKLAKLQDERNFTELMMLQEELKLYPFGDVWNYYCELNQVPIREEWFEVVKAYEKDVLSTRK
- a CDS encoding class II aldolase/adducin family protein, with the protein product MTSEYEIKKEICEIGKRIYDRGMVAANDGNISVKLNDNEFLCTPTGVSKGFMTPEYICKVDRDGKVIQANGNFKPSSEIKMHMRVYKERPDVVSVVHAHPMYATGFAIAGIPLTQPIMPEAVITLGCVPIAEYGTPSTDEIPDAVSKYLQYYDAVLLENHGALAYSDSLLSAYHKMESVEFYAKLLYISKQLGGPKELSDSQVQRLYEIRRQFGMTGKHPANLCQNTKTGKESCHNCGGHSSSQTDSNELVAEITKKVMEQLGLK
- a CDS encoding GlcG/HbpS family heme-binding protein → MQESGIGIIYQELKKTEDILNNLREVTGNELLTLHVRKLLQEVKGVQLKVIEEAVKEVADTYQTQNTFVTAKQKISWGSEQKDITLSEALALIKEVEKKATAMGISVVLAVYNSAANPVAIHSMDNSYIASFDIAANKAYTCAALKRSTISLKSLSQPGKELYGIQHTNQGRIIIIGGGEPLNYNGRLIGALGVSGGTEAQDTALAEFGKNILEEVLL
- a CDS encoding aldehyde dehydrogenase family protein, whose amino-acid sequence is MTVNETQLQEIVKNVLMQLEVTPGNISKLSGVFEDMNEAIMASKKAQAVMQKLSMDCREKIISNIRKKTLENAEVMAKMGVEETGMGNVGHKTLKHQLLAEKTPGTEDLQTIAWSGDRGLTLVEMGPFGVIGAITPCTNPSETIICNSIGMIAGGNTVVFNPHPAAINVSNFAVNLVNQASVEVGGPDNIAVSVVKPTLASGDIMMKHKDIPLIVATGGPGVVTTVLSSGKRGIGAGAGNPPVLVDETADIKKAAMDIVNGCTFDNNLPCIAEKEIVAVDQITDELIHYLVENGCFIITKEQQEKLTALVLTEKGLNRKCVGKDARTLLSMIGIDSPESTRCIIFEGEKEHPLIEEELMMPILGIVRAKDIDDAIEKAVWLEHGNRHSAHMHSKNVDNLTRFGKAVDTAIFVKNAPSYAALGFGGEGFCTFTIASRTGEGLTSARTFTKQRRCVMADSLCIR
- a CDS encoding zinc-dependent alcohol dehydrogenase — encoded protein: MDVNSLKIEEIVKQVLNEIKNVPGKEAPVTAKGEIPKTSRVAMLTKLEQFEIKEYPIPELGDDDILVKVEGCGICGTDAHEFKNDPFSLIPVVLGHEGTGEIVKMGKNVKKDSAGKPLAVGDKVVSCMIFKDNPDITMFDLNKQNVGGADVYGLLPDDNTHLNGWFADYIVIRGGSTIFNVSDLDLYSRILIEPCAVLIHAVERAKTTGILRFNSRVVVQGCGPIGLICIAVLRTMGIENIVAVDGEQKRLDFAKEMGATKSVNFKDYKGIEALTEGVKDAFGGYLADFAFQCTGSPAAHSNIYKFIRNGGGLCELGFFINGGDATINPHFDICAKEITTVGSWVYTLRDYATTFDFLKRAKGIGLPLEKLITHKFPLAKINEGHVTNLKMEGLKIAIINE
- a CDS encoding BMC domain-containing protein; translated protein: MASAVGMIEVYGLVAAFVAGDAGCKAANVTLEAFDKNKPANADSLPVPLIVMVKFRGSIEDVKAAVEAAEVAANKVSGVIAKHVIASPESGAEKMLKLNGLDKN
- the pduA gene encoding propanediol utilization microcompartment protein PduA, encoding MAQEALGMVETRGLTAAIEAADAMVKAAEVVLVGTEKIGSGLVTVLVRGDVGAVKAATEVGAAAATRLGELVAVHVIPRPHTDVEKILPRI
- a CDS encoding BMC domain-containing protein, with amino-acid sequence MKSLGFIEIPSVTAAIEALDTMCKTADVEFVTWERKLGGRLVTIIIQGDVSAVTEAVESAAAKAMKPCVHAVIPNPHEETIKMVNLSASRLTK
- a CDS encoding BMC domain-containing protein yields the protein MAQEALGMVETRGLVAAIEAADAMLKAANVTLVGTEKIGSGLVSVMVRGDVGAVKAAVEAGSSSASKLGELVATHVIPRPHTDVEKILPAVK
- a CDS encoding phosphate propanoyltransferase, whose translation is MEEKTIEMITKLVRESVQEILAPQEILASQESSANQKESSDSGFIVPIGVSARHVHLTQEHVETLFGSGYELTKKKELMGGQYASNELVTIVGLKLRALENVRILGPVRKASQVEVSATDAIKLGIKAPIRESGDIEGSAPIAIVGPKGVVYLQEGCIIAKRHIHMSPVDAKAAGVINGDVVSVRVENERGTTFNHVSIRVDKSFTLEMHIDTDEANASKISTGDTAVLIK
- a CDS encoding EutN/CcmL family microcompartment protein gives rise to the protein MIVGKVIGSVVATRKNDKLIGSKFLIVEPFQKMEGEQGRFVAIDNVGAGIGEIVLVAKGSAARIGCNMEDSPIDAAIIGIVDDGVGLE
- a CDS encoding 4Fe-4S dicluster domain-containing protein — translated: MDLKELIQVAKDNGVAGAGGAGFPTYAKFDKRVKTIILNCAECEPLLKVHRQMLQKYAYEIMYTLNIMAQAMEAEHVLVAVKEAYSKTVEAVKANLNSFPKLELKLLDEIYPMGDEVVLIYETLGKKVPPGSIPLEVSVAVFNVETVYNIYKAMERQEPVTHKYLTIAGEVNNPITIKAPLGMTVAEAVEKAGGAKIAEPVYIMGGPMTGSIVNSYDTITKTTNAILVMPKEHSLVLKRTTNPAIDMKRAMSACCQCEMCTDLCPRNLLGQPITPHMFMRSATSGVTQDLSPYLNTMFCCSCGVCELYACPQGLSPRKLISDYKTGLRKKGFQIPRDIPSKPTKSMREYRKIPMNRLTNRLGLSEYDREAPLTEEDITTSQVKINLGQHIGAKAIGLVKKNELVHLGTVIAKAEDGKLSLPVHASISGEILEVNDNFIIIKAL